From the genome of Aricia agestis chromosome 9, ilAriAges1.1, whole genome shotgun sequence, one region includes:
- the LOC121730367 gene encoding uncharacterized protein LOC121730367 — MRLFRGPKRREVTGQHVATASPRRDVAAGSQAPHDYTLVTALPAMVMEDDVKEMKKVFATWGRRMGKKLDMLKKVESKETSEDTSKNENENSTTPITGQYKKKQNWKMGRSSSDSASLKKDNDTDSIRSGSRERSPSPFKSFFHRMGSTGMLNSSKSQSLNNSKTSESYPVANGASLYRSCSTSHLSTYVKADDPSDDIDLQNSENKISPTKQKTNNNIADDNLVSSSAKAMSCDNINKLDGQQNTGTSKKPNFPYAFLRSKLSVLPEENSMASQHRSISMRQSFSERIDRKSPKFLRERRYVTNSRSEERYQSSDNISINEEHIQINTGLRSNCEFARSSVRSINDGDEHIMFQPRPNLNVEEVSRRSSMISQRPPFDYDPMLIPRNRNSLPVYDYCSLLGSVQDLKTDLASSNQSIHQDVLQAHRLSNYVSSNESGYDSDGRPTDEHTNHSPPRYVNNNINSNNYRENNHMTFSRQLSLNHKINVSRVQIPARRSSTPCALFPIEKSSNSELENGNEENLKFKNNVHQQHLGFDYNDAKPPPLPKKMLKQKNPYIYKTMNQDERMQTRKNKLLNSQVTVEHSSTPNLNHSMLSISDENDHKRQETDILGRGPCTKRFRKIRLLKTRLDESLGVYLAQHRVDFDNSGCNYEIRYIVVKLDFDGIAHRDGRLRIGDEIVNVNGKVLRGLSSLRDVQHIVNSCSTEAAAVEESTLFQRYQVDLVMAHDEITPITLSRIINNQSTDTKPIVTKSNVPPDIISQTVDMPPNKISIETHYAHENHQTQQANSREEKNQKCEVGVQVNNSLLLSNQKSDDEKLLERNNFTQPHSSLQNITNIEISMRSSPTPRHTGNNYRPISLHCSRPQPVIGLSVHNENSSNEIKENSTHYIKHVPRLYQNRSFESIPDQLRCSSRSRFFNRVGSTRSSQHYTPHVSRCQDYNGSNVPQHDNYQTSHNTLHKAEFWKGPGQKSLGFSIVGGTDSPKGQMGIFVKTVFPNGQAADKGTIFEGDEILSVNNVPTRGLSHAGAISLFKQVKEGKIELTLSRRRAPRSRSVEPLGNFRNDNKRE, encoded by the exons ATGCGCCTCTTCCGAGGGCCGAAGCGCAGGGAAGTGACCGGGCAGCACGTGGCCACGGCGTCTCCGCGCCGAGACGTCGCCGCCGGCTCGCAGGCCCCACATGACTACACGCTCGTCACCGCACTCCCCGCCATGGTCATGGAGGACGATGTTAAGGAGATGAAGAAAG TGTTTGCAACGTGGGGTCGTCGTATGGGAAAAAAGTTAGACATGCTAAAAAAAGTAGAATCAAAAGAAACGTCCGAGGATACGTCCAAAAATGAAAACGAAAACTCTACGACGCCTATTACGGGACAATATAAAAAGAAGCAAAACTGGAAAATGGGCAGGAGCAGCTCCGACTCTGCCTCTCTTAAAAAAGATAACGATACGGATTCTATAAGAAGTGGTTCGAGAGAAAGATCCCCGAGTCCTTTCAAATCCTTTTTCCACAGAATGGGATCAACGGGCATGCTGAATTCATCAAAATCACAATCCCTTAACAATTCTAAAACATCTGAATCCTATCCTGTAGCGAATGGAGCGTCTTTATATCGCAGCTGCTCTACATCACACTTATCCACGTATGTCAAGGCTGATGATCCTTCCGATGATATTGATTTGCAAAATTCTGAAAATAAAATCTCTCCTACTAAACAAAAAACGAATAATAATATAGCTGATGACAATCTAGTTAGTTCGTCGGCAAAAGCAATGAGTTGTGATAATATTAACAAGCTTGACGGGCAACAAAATACAGGCACGAGCAAAAAACCTAATTTCCCATATGCGTTTTTAAGATCTAAACTATCTGTTTTACCAGAAGAAAACAGTATGGCTTCTCAACATAGGTCCATATCCATGAGACAAAGTTTTTCAGAAAGAATTGACCGAAAATCTCCAAAGTTTTTGAGAGAACGAAGGTATGTCACGAACTCTAGGTCAGAAGAGAGATACCAAAGTAGCGATAACATATCAATTAACGAAGAGCATATTCAAATCAATACTGGTCTTCGAAGTAATTGTGAGTTTGCCAGAAGTTCAGTTAGAAGCATTAATGATGGTGACGAGCATATAATGTTTCAACCTAGACCTAACCTAAACGTTGAAGAAGTTTCAAGACGGTCTTCAATGATATCTCAAAGGCCACCTTTTGACTACGATCCCATGCTGATTCCGAGAAATAGAAATAGTCTGCCAGTATATGACTATTGCTCACTTCTTGGTTCCGTTCAGGATTTAAAAACAGATCTTGCTTCGTCTAATCAAAGTATCCATCAAGATGTTTTACAAGCACATCGGCTTAGTAACTATGTAAGTTCTAATGAGTCTGGATACGATAGTGATGGCAGACCAACTGATGAACATACAAATCATTCACCTCCAAGGTATGTAAACAACAATATAAATTCTAATAATTACCGAGAAAATAATCACATGACATTTTCAAGACAATTGAGTCTcaatcataaaataaatgtaagcaGAGTCCAAATCCCAGCCAGAAGAAGTTCGACTCCTTGTGCATTATTTCCTATTGAAAAAAGTTCTAATAGCGAATTAGAAAATGGTAATGAAGAAAACCTAAAATTTAAGAACAATGTTCATCAACAACATCTCGGGTTTGACTATAATGATGCTAAGCCACCGCCTTTACCGAAAAAGATGTTAAAACAAAAGAATCCTTATATTTATAAAACCATGAATCAAGATGAGCGTATGCAAAcacgtaaaaataaattattaaattcacAAGTAACCGTTGAACATTCATCAACGCCTAATTTAAATCATAGCATGCTAAGTATTTCTGACGAGAACGATCACAAGCGACAGGAAACAGATATCCTCGGACGAGGACCTTGCACAAAAAGATTCAGAAAAATAAGGCTACTAAAAACCAGATTAGACGAAAGTTTAGGGGTGTATTTAGCACAGCATAGAGTAGACTTTGACAATAGCGGATGTAACTATGAAATTCGATACATTGTAGTTAAACTAGATTTCGATGGCATCGCTCACAGAGATGGACGTCTAAGAATAGGTGACGAAATTGTGAATGTAAATGGCAAAGTTTTACGAGGCCTCTCTTCTCTAAGAGATGTACAGCATATAGTAAATTCTTGTTCTACAGAAGCAGCGGCTGTAGAAGAAAGTACACTTTTCCAAAGATATCAAGTTGATCTTGTAATGGCGCATGATGAAATAACACCAATCACGCTAAGTCGAATTATTAACAATCAAAGTACCGATACGAAACCGATAGTAACAAAATCAAATGTACCGCCAGATATCATTTCCCAAACCGTCGATATGCCAcctaataaaataagtatagaaACACATTATGCTCATGAAAATCATCAAACGCAACAAGCCAACAGTCGAGAAGAGAAAAATCAAAAATGTGAAGTCGGAGTGCAAGTTAACAATAGTCTATTGTTATCAAATCAAAAAAGTGACGACGAAAAGTTATTAGAGCGTAATAATTTTACGCAGCCACATTCTTCGTTGCAAAATATCACTAATATAGAAATTTCTATGCGATCATCACCAACTCCTAGACATACAGGAAACAATTATAGGCCTATATCGCTTCATTGTTCTCGGCCTCAACCTGTGATTGGTTTATCTGTCCACAATGAAAACTCTTCAAACGAAATCAAAGAAAATTCTACACATTATATTAAACACGTTCCAAGACTATACCAAAACAGATCTTTTGAAAGCATTCCCGATCAATTAAGATGTAGCAGTCGGAGCAGATTCTTCAATAGAGTTGGATCTACACGATCTTCTCAACACTATACGCCGCATGTGTCACGTTGTCAAGATTATAATGGATCTAATGTACCCCAGCATGATAACTACCAAACGTCACATAACACACTACATAAAGCGGAATTCTGGAAAGGTCCGGGACAAAAAAGCCTCGGATTTAGTATCGTTGGAGGGACTGATTCGCCTAAAGGTCAGATGGGAATTTTCGTAAAAACGGTATTCCCAAATGGGCAGGCAGCTGATAAGGGTACAATATTTGAAG GTGACGAAATATTATCAGTTAATAATGTACCCACACGTGGTCTAAGTCATGCTGGAGCCATATCGCTGTTTAAACAAGTCAAGGAAGGAAAAATAGAATTGACGCTTTCAAGAAGaag AGCTCCTAGGTCAAGATCTGTGGAACCTCTGGGAAATTTTCGGAACGACAATAAAAGAGAATAA